A single region of the Actinoplanes sp. SE50/110 genome encodes:
- a CDS encoding ATP-binding cassette domain-containing protein: MTTPVLAANGLTKRYGRVVAIDGSDLELLPGEILAVIGDNGAGKSSLIKALSGALIPDSGEIRLDGQPVQFRNPMEARSAGIETVYQTLAVAPGLDIADNLFLGREERRAGPLGSIFRMLDRRRMREEAARHMSELGVATLQNIGQAVESLSGGQRQAVAVARAAAFGSKVVILDEPTAALGVKEGNRVLQLIRDVRDRGLPVILISHNMPHVFEVADRIHIQRLGRRIAVITPASHSMSDAVAIMTGAAPAS, encoded by the coding sequence ATGACGACACCGGTCTTGGCGGCGAACGGGCTGACCAAACGCTACGGGCGGGTGGTGGCGATCGACGGCAGCGACCTGGAGCTGCTGCCGGGCGAGATCCTCGCCGTGATCGGGGACAACGGGGCCGGCAAGTCCAGCCTGATCAAGGCGCTCTCCGGGGCGCTGATCCCGGACAGCGGGGAGATCCGCCTGGACGGGCAGCCGGTGCAGTTCCGCAACCCGATGGAGGCGCGGTCGGCCGGGATCGAGACCGTCTACCAGACCTTGGCGGTCGCTCCGGGGCTGGACATCGCGGACAATCTGTTCCTCGGGCGCGAGGAGCGGCGGGCCGGCCCACTGGGATCGATCTTCCGGATGCTGGACCGGCGGAGGATGCGCGAGGAGGCCGCCCGGCACATGAGCGAGCTCGGGGTGGCGACCCTGCAGAACATCGGGCAGGCCGTCGAGTCACTCTCCGGCGGGCAGCGGCAGGCGGTGGCGGTGGCCCGGGCCGCGGCGTTCGGCAGCAAGGTGGTGATCCTCGACGAGCCGACCGCGGCGCTCGGCGTCAAGGAGGGCAACCGGGTGCTGCAGTTGATCCGGGATGTCCGGGACCGCGGGCTGCCGGTGATCCTGATCAGTCACAACATGCCGCACGTGTTCGAGGTGGCCGACCGGATCCACATCCAGCGGCTCGGCCGGCGGATCGCGGTGATCACGCCGGCCTCGCACTCGATGTCGGACGCGGTGGCCATCATGACCGGGGCGGCCCCGGCCTCCTGA
- a CDS encoding glycine hydroxymethyltransferase — protein sequence MSDAELNAESVAFRSALEVVRSVEPRIADAIAKELTDQRESLKLIASENYASPAVLLAMGNWLSDKYAEGTIGRRFYAGCQNVDTVESVAVEHAKALFGAPYAYVQPHSGIDANLVAYWAILADRVEVPYLKKFEKRQINDLTDAEWAELRQAFGNQRLLGMSLDAGGHLTHGFRPNISGKMFDQRSYGVDPATGQIDYAALLETAKEFKPTVIVGGYSAYPRKVNFAKMREIADAVGATFMVDMAHFAGLVAGGVFTGDYNPIPHAHIVTTTTHKSLRGPRGGAVFCQPELSSQVDRGCPMVLGGPLPHVMAAKAIAFAEARRPEFATYAQQIVTNSQALAEGLRRRGVQLVSGGTDNHLVLLDVHPFGLTGRQAEQALLDSGIVTNRNAIPSDPNGAWYTSGIRVGTPALTSRGLGVAEMDQIAELIHTVLAGTTPDPTSKAKFTLDPALSESISKQASELLSPFPLYPSVNLG from the coding sequence ATGTCTGACGCTGAACTCAACGCCGAATCTGTTGCATTCCGCTCCGCCCTCGAGGTGGTCCGGTCGGTGGAGCCGCGGATCGCCGACGCGATCGCCAAGGAGCTGACCGATCAGCGGGAGTCGCTGAAGCTGATCGCCAGCGAGAACTACGCCTCGCCGGCCGTTCTGCTCGCCATGGGCAACTGGCTGTCCGACAAGTACGCCGAGGGCACCATCGGGCGCCGGTTCTATGCCGGCTGCCAGAACGTGGACACCGTCGAGTCGGTGGCCGTCGAGCACGCCAAGGCGCTGTTCGGGGCGCCGTACGCGTACGTGCAGCCGCACTCCGGCATCGACGCGAACCTGGTGGCGTACTGGGCGATCCTCGCCGACCGGGTCGAGGTGCCGTACCTGAAGAAGTTCGAGAAGCGGCAGATCAACGACCTGACCGACGCCGAGTGGGCCGAGCTGCGGCAGGCGTTCGGCAACCAGCGGCTGCTCGGCATGTCGCTGGACGCCGGCGGGCACCTCACCCACGGCTTCCGGCCCAACATCTCCGGCAAGATGTTCGACCAGCGGTCGTACGGGGTGGACCCGGCCACCGGGCAGATCGACTATGCCGCGCTGCTGGAGACCGCCAAGGAGTTCAAGCCGACGGTCATCGTCGGCGGCTACTCGGCGTACCCCCGCAAGGTGAACTTCGCGAAGATGCGGGAGATCGCCGACGCGGTGGGCGCGACCTTCATGGTCGACATGGCGCACTTCGCCGGCCTGGTCGCGGGTGGCGTGTTTACCGGCGACTACAACCCGATCCCGCACGCGCACATCGTCACCACGACCACCCACAAGAGCCTGCGCGGCCCGCGCGGCGGCGCCGTGTTCTGCCAGCCGGAACTCTCCTCGCAGGTCGACCGGGGCTGCCCGATGGTCCTCGGCGGCCCGCTCCCGCACGTGATGGCGGCCAAGGCGATCGCGTTCGCTGAGGCGCGGCGGCCGGAGTTCGCGACGTACGCCCAGCAGATCGTCACCAACAGCCAGGCGCTGGCCGAGGGTCTGCGCCGGCGCGGCGTCCAGCTGGTCTCCGGCGGCACCGACAACCACCTGGTGCTGCTCGACGTGCACCCGTTCGGGCTCACCGGGCGGCAGGCCGAGCAGGCGCTGCTGGACAGCGGCATCGTCACCAACCGCAACGCCATTCCGTCCGACCCGAACGGCGCCTGGTACACCTCCGGCATCCGGGTCGGCACCCCGGCCCTGACCAGCCGGGGCCTCGGCGTCGCCGAGATGGACCAGATCGCCGAGCTGATCCACACCGTGCTGGCCGGCACCACCCCCGACCCGACGTCGAAGGCCAAGTTCACCCTCGACCCGGCGCTCTCCGAAAGTATCTCCAAGCAGGCGTCCGAGCTGCTCTCGCCGTTCCCGCTCTACCCGTCGGTCAACCTGGGCTGA
- a CDS encoding ATP-binding protein has protein sequence MTPVLIRQWSLGDADELRVLRRGLRAEIGDGELFERMAVVGTELATNALRHGCPPVTVRLLAEPARLTLDVSDGDPASEPLFGTRRPFGAGGLGLLLVRTFARDSGWYRRGASKHVWAVFDHRA, from the coding sequence ATGACACCGGTGCTGATCCGGCAGTGGTCCCTGGGTGACGCCGATGAGCTGCGCGTTCTCCGCAGAGGGCTGCGGGCGGAGATCGGCGACGGAGAGCTCTTCGAGCGGATGGCCGTGGTCGGCACCGAGCTGGCCACCAACGCATTGCGCCACGGCTGCCCGCCGGTGACGGTGCGGCTGCTGGCCGAGCCGGCACGGCTGACCCTCGACGTGTCCGACGGTGATCCGGCGAGCGAGCCGCTGTTCGGCACCCGCCGGCCGTTCGGTGCGGGCGGGCTGGGGCTGCTACTGGTGCGGACCTTCGCGCGGGACAGCGGTTGGTATCGACGGGGCGCGAGCAAGCACGTCTGGGCGGTATTCGATCATCGGGCCTGA
- a CDS encoding discoidin domain-containing protein: MRRSRWRSGAIVGLTAAVVAGYAAITMTGASAAETLLSQGRPATASSTEAAGAYLASEAVDGNTGTRWSSAFSDPQWLQVDLGSTQAITRVELNWETAAAKAFQIQVSDNAAAWTPIYSTTTSTGGNQSLTVNGSGRYVRMYGTQRTTGYGYSLWEFKVYGGGVVTPTPSTTPSGPALPGGGSLGAQVTVFDPTMSSATIQARADAIFKQQETNQFGTQRNLLAFKPGTYNGLNIQVGFNTSVIGLGQNPDDVRINGDITVDAGWFNGNATQNFWRSVENMSLYPVSGADRWAVSQAAPFRRMDVHGDLNLAPNGYGWASGGYIADTRISGVEGQYSQQQWFTRNSRIGSNSNAVWNQTFVGVQGAPAQSFPNPPYTTIGTAPVIREKPYLYLDGSDYAVFVPSLSTNSSGVSWANGNTPGTSIPLNQFYVAKPGDSAATINQALAQGLNLIFQPGVYHVNQTITVNRANTVVLGLGYATIIPDNGVTPLQVADVDGVKVAGLLFDAGTTNSANLLVIGPNGSSANHAANPTTVQDVFFRIGGSIAGKATNSLLVNSNNTIIDHIWAWRADHGNAGTYGWTVNTADSGLIVNGQNVTAYGLFVEHYQKYEVVWNGNGGRTYFLQNEQPYDPPSQAAWRSGANGYAAYKVADSVTSHEAWGLGSYCNFTADSTIHSNNGFEVPVNSGVRMHDLLTVSLGGAGVIDHVINNTGAAAQGTATVPVYLASFN, encoded by the coding sequence ATGAGACGCTCCCGCTGGCGGAGCGGCGCGATCGTCGGCCTCACGGCCGCGGTCGTCGCCGGTTATGCCGCGATCACCATGACCGGCGCATCGGCTGCCGAGACGCTGCTGTCGCAGGGCAGGCCCGCGACCGCGTCGTCGACCGAGGCGGCCGGCGCCTACCTCGCCTCGGAAGCCGTCGACGGCAACACCGGCACCCGCTGGTCGTCCGCGTTCTCCGACCCGCAGTGGCTGCAGGTCGACCTGGGCAGCACCCAGGCGATCACCCGGGTCGAGCTGAACTGGGAGACCGCGGCCGCCAAGGCGTTCCAGATCCAGGTGTCGGACAACGCCGCCGCCTGGACCCCGATCTACTCGACGACCACCTCGACCGGGGGGAACCAGTCGCTGACGGTGAACGGTTCCGGTCGCTACGTCCGGATGTACGGCACCCAGCGGACCACCGGCTACGGCTACTCGCTGTGGGAGTTCAAGGTGTACGGCGGTGGCGTCGTCACCCCGACCCCGTCGACCACCCCGAGCGGGCCGGCCCTGCCCGGTGGTGGCAGCCTCGGCGCCCAGGTCACCGTCTTCGACCCGACCATGTCGAGCGCGACGATCCAGGCCCGGGCGGATGCGATCTTCAAGCAGCAGGAGACCAACCAGTTCGGCACCCAGCGCAACCTGCTGGCGTTCAAGCCGGGCACCTACAACGGCCTGAACATCCAGGTCGGCTTCAACACCTCGGTGATCGGTCTCGGTCAGAACCCGGACGATGTCCGGATCAACGGTGACATCACCGTGGACGCCGGCTGGTTCAACGGCAACGCCACCCAGAACTTCTGGCGCTCGGTCGAGAACATGTCGCTGTACCCGGTCTCCGGCGCCGACCGGTGGGCGGTCTCGCAGGCGGCCCCGTTCCGCCGGATGGACGTACACGGTGACCTGAACCTGGCGCCGAACGGCTACGGCTGGGCGTCCGGCGGCTACATCGCCGACACCCGGATCAGCGGCGTCGAGGGTCAGTACTCGCAGCAGCAGTGGTTCACCCGCAACAGCCGGATCGGCTCGAACTCCAACGCGGTGTGGAACCAGACCTTCGTCGGCGTGCAGGGCGCCCCGGCGCAGAGCTTCCCGAACCCGCCGTACACCACGATCGGCACCGCCCCGGTGATCCGGGAGAAGCCGTACCTGTACCTCGACGGCAGCGACTACGCCGTCTTCGTGCCCAGCCTGTCGACCAACTCGTCCGGTGTGAGCTGGGCGAACGGCAACACCCCGGGGACCAGCATCCCGCTGAACCAGTTCTACGTGGCGAAGCCGGGCGACAGCGCGGCGACGATCAACCAGGCGCTGGCGCAGGGCCTGAACCTGATCTTCCAGCCGGGTGTGTACCACGTGAACCAGACGATCACCGTGAACCGGGCGAACACCGTGGTGCTCGGCCTCGGCTACGCCACCATCATCCCGGACAACGGGGTCACCCCGCTGCAGGTGGCCGATGTGGACGGTGTGAAGGTGGCCGGCCTGCTCTTCGACGCGGGCACCACCAACTCGGCGAACCTGCTGGTGATCGGCCCGAACGGGAGCAGCGCGAACCACGCGGCGAACCCGACCACGGTGCAGGACGTGTTCTTCCGGATCGGCGGCTCGATCGCCGGTAAGGCCACCAACAGCCTGCTGGTGAACAGCAACAACACGATCATCGACCACATCTGGGCGTGGCGCGCCGACCACGGCAACGCCGGCACCTACGGCTGGACCGTCAACACGGCCGACAGCGGCCTGATCGTGAACGGTCAGAACGTGACCGCGTACGGCCTGTTCGTCGAGCATTACCAGAAGTATGAGGTGGTGTGGAACGGCAACGGCGGTAGGACCTACTTCCTGCAGAACGAGCAGCCGTACGACCCGCCGTCCCAGGCGGCCTGGCGCAGCGGCGCCAACGGTTACGCCGCGTACAAGGTGGCCGACTCGGTGACCAGTCACGAGGCGTGGGGCCTGGGCAGTTACTGCAACTTCACCGCGGACTCCACCATCCACTCGAACAACGGCTTCGAGGTCCCGGTGAACTCCGGGGTCAGGATGCACGACCTGCTGACCGTCTCGCTCGGCGGGGCCGGCGTGATCGACCACGTCATCAACAACACCGGCGCCGCGGCGCAGGGCACCGCGACCGTCCCGGTCTATCTGGCCAGCTTCAACTAA
- a CDS encoding bifunctional diguanylate cyclase/phosphodiesterase translates to MRLRRVRRRAGVRTSSRLFATYAAASLIPVMVLGAVMWQGYRRDAAEQGRRQGLAQAAVIAEMAVAPALDGADLNAGLTGTELEDMRLATQLALFNGSVLRLRVRGFAGQVVFSDDGSTGGGVPTTDPDFRAATAGQSRVKVIGDHGSEVIRVVQPLVASASGQAIGVLELYLPYQGIAAQMRAQLTRFAQRVAGGLAALYLVLALLAGWTTRSLGRYAARQEYHASHDMLTGLPNRAAYRRHAEAILEVAARDGGHGAVVLLDLNRFKEVNDTLGHHAGDELLRVVSERMRAGLAEGDLLARLGGDEFAMLLPGRDVAQAVAVLTGIRARVAEELVLDGVPLNMEASFGVALYPEHGTDLQDLKMRADAAMYQGKRGTEDIVVYAGGATGHPHQWLKIQAELRHALERDELVLWYQPKVGLPSTEINGVEALVRWQHPERGLLPPGEFLPAAEHSGLIAPLTEWVLRRALADQAGWTATGRDWTLSVNVSARNLDAPGFVGYVAALLAETGARPDRLILEVTETALAGDADNAVRAVRELGALGVGISVDDFGTGYTSLSHLRGLPISEIKVDRAFVADVDHDPQSQAIVRSVIELAHGLGSRVTAEGVETTAIHAWLVEAGCDEGQGYLYGRPVPWPQVAVEPITERSLR, encoded by the coding sequence ATGCGGTTGCGCCGAGTCCGACGGCGAGCAGGCGTCCGGACCAGCTCCCGCCTGTTCGCCACCTACGCCGCTGCCAGCCTGATCCCGGTGATGGTGCTGGGCGCGGTGATGTGGCAGGGCTACCGCCGGGACGCCGCCGAGCAGGGTCGCCGGCAGGGCCTGGCCCAGGCCGCGGTGATCGCCGAGATGGCGGTCGCCCCGGCGCTCGACGGCGCCGACCTGAATGCCGGCCTGACCGGCACCGAGCTGGAGGACATGCGGCTGGCCACCCAGTTGGCCCTGTTCAACGGGTCGGTGCTGCGGCTGCGGGTGCGCGGCTTCGCCGGCCAGGTGGTGTTCTCCGACGACGGCTCGACCGGCGGCGGCGTGCCGACCACCGATCCCGATTTCCGGGCCGCCACCGCCGGGCAGTCCCGGGTGAAGGTGATCGGCGACCACGGCAGCGAGGTGATCCGGGTGGTGCAGCCGCTGGTCGCCAGCGCCTCCGGGCAGGCCATCGGGGTGCTTGAGTTGTACCTGCCGTACCAGGGGATCGCCGCCCAGATGCGGGCCCAGCTGACCCGGTTCGCCCAGCGGGTGGCCGGCGGGCTGGCCGCCCTCTACCTCGTGCTGGCGCTGCTGGCCGGCTGGACCACCCGGTCACTCGGCCGGTATGCCGCCCGCCAGGAGTATCACGCCAGCCACGACATGCTGACCGGCCTGCCGAACCGGGCCGCGTACCGTCGGCACGCCGAGGCGATCCTCGAGGTGGCCGCCCGCGACGGCGGCCACGGCGCCGTGGTGCTGCTCGACCTCAACCGGTTCAAGGAGGTCAACGACACCCTGGGCCACCACGCCGGCGACGAGCTGCTGCGGGTGGTGTCCGAGCGGATGCGCGCCGGCCTGGCCGAGGGTGACCTGCTGGCCCGGCTCGGCGGCGACGAGTTCGCGATGCTGCTGCCCGGCCGCGACGTCGCCCAGGCGGTCGCGGTGCTGACCGGGATCCGTGCCCGGGTCGCCGAGGAGCTGGTCCTCGACGGCGTGCCGCTGAACATGGAGGCCAGCTTCGGCGTCGCGCTGTACCCGGAGCACGGCACCGACCTGCAGGACCTGAAGATGCGCGCGGACGCCGCGATGTATCAGGGCAAGCGTGGCACCGAGGACATCGTGGTGTATGCCGGCGGGGCGACCGGGCACCCGCACCAGTGGCTGAAGATCCAGGCCGAGCTGCGGCACGCGCTGGAACGCGACGAGCTGGTGCTCTGGTACCAGCCCAAGGTCGGTCTGCCGAGCACCGAGATCAACGGTGTGGAGGCGCTGGTCCGCTGGCAGCACCCGGAGCGCGGGCTGCTGCCGCCCGGCGAGTTCCTGCCGGCCGCCGAACACTCCGGGCTGATCGCGCCGCTCACCGAGTGGGTGCTGCGCCGGGCGCTGGCCGACCAGGCCGGGTGGACCGCCACCGGGCGGGACTGGACGCTGTCGGTCAACGTGTCGGCCCGCAACCTGGACGCGCCCGGCTTCGTCGGCTACGTCGCCGCGCTGCTGGCCGAGACCGGTGCCCGGCCGGACCGGCTGATCCTGGAGGTCACCGAGACCGCGCTGGCCGGCGACGCGGACAACGCGGTGCGGGCGGTCCGGGAACTGGGCGCCCTCGGTGTCGGCATCTCGGTCGACGACTTCGGCACCGGGTACACCAGCCTGTCGCACCTGCGCGGGCTGCCGATCAGCGAGATCAAGGTGGACCGGGCGTTCGTCGCCGACGTGGACCACGATCCGCAGAGCCAGGCCATCGTCCGCTCGGTGATCGAGCTGGCGCACGGTCTGGGCAGCCGGGTCACCGCCGAGGGCGTGGAGACCACGGCGATCCACGCCTGGCTCGTCGAGGCCGGCTGCGACGAGGGCCAGGGCTACCTGTACGGCCGCCCGGTGCCCTGGCCGCAGGTCGCCGTCGAACCGATCACCGAGAGGAGCCTGCGATGA
- a CDS encoding sugar ABC transporter substrate-binding protein, with amino-acid sequence MRRLMAVAGCVTLVLAGAACNRGSGDPVVGLITKTDTNPFFVTMKHGAQHAAQQQGVDLQTFAGKVDGDNEAQVQAIENLISYGARGFLITPNDSKAIVPSLDRAHKAHMLVIALDTPVDPANAADATFATDNYQAGKLIGQWAKAKFAKDGKPAKIAMLDLNPNQVSVDVKRDQGFLDGFGVPVGDPNRIGDENDPRIAGHDVTDGNEDGGRTAMENLLQRDPAINLVYTINEPAAAGAYQALKAAGREKDVTIVSIDGGCPGVDNVAGQVIGATSMQFPIKMAELGVEAIAKYAKDGTKPQNTAGKDFIDTGVQLITDDPQAGVEAKDSAWGKQNCWG; translated from the coding sequence ATGCGCAGGCTGATGGCGGTCGCGGGGTGCGTGACGCTGGTGCTCGCCGGCGCGGCCTGCAACCGCGGCTCGGGCGACCCGGTGGTCGGGCTGATCACCAAGACCGACACGAACCCGTTCTTCGTCACCATGAAACACGGCGCGCAGCACGCCGCCCAGCAGCAGGGTGTCGACCTGCAGACCTTCGCCGGCAAGGTGGACGGTGACAACGAGGCGCAGGTCCAGGCCATCGAAAACCTTATTTCGTACGGGGCCAGAGGCTTCCTGATCACCCCGAACGACTCGAAAGCCATCGTGCCGTCGCTGGACCGGGCGCACAAAGCGCACATGCTGGTCATCGCGCTGGACACCCCGGTCGACCCGGCGAACGCCGCAGACGCCACCTTCGCCACCGACAACTACCAGGCCGGCAAGCTGATCGGCCAGTGGGCCAAGGCGAAGTTCGCCAAGGACGGCAAGCCGGCGAAGATCGCGATGCTCGACCTCAACCCCAACCAGGTCTCCGTCGACGTCAAGCGTGACCAGGGCTTCCTCGACGGATTCGGCGTCCCGGTCGGCGACCCGAACCGGATCGGCGACGAGAACGACCCGCGCATCGCCGGGCACGACGTCACCGACGGCAACGAGGACGGCGGCCGGACGGCGATGGAGAACCTGCTGCAGCGGGATCCGGCGATCAACCTGGTCTACACGATCAACGAGCCGGCGGCGGCCGGGGCGTATCAGGCGCTCAAGGCGGCCGGCAGGGAGAAGGACGTCACCATCGTCTCGATCGACGGCGGCTGCCCGGGCGTCGACAACGTCGCCGGACAGGTGATCGGGGCGACCTCGATGCAGTTCCCGATCAAGATGGCCGAGCTCGGCGTGGAGGCGATCGCGAAATACGCCAAGGACGGCACGAAACCGCAGAACACCGCCGGGAAGGACTTCATCGACACCGGCGTGCAACTGATCACCGACGACCCGCAGGCCGGCGTGGAGGCCAAGGACTCCGCGTGGGGCAAGCAGAACTGCTGGGGGTGA
- a CDS encoding ABC transporter permease produces MGQAELLGVKGIMSTTATDFDVRKHDSLGLRVQHTLHGNPVLGPLAVLILAIVAFSIVNTRFFAAANLSLVLLQVTVIATLALGQTLIILTAGIDLSAGAIAVFSSILMAQFCVKAGMPGLIALLLGLACGTAMGAINGMLVTRIKLPPFIVTLGTLTIFFSLNSVVSNSETVRGSDMPHLMTWTGDAIAIGNFQLTYGSILMLLLFAYFYYALGRTAWGRHVYATGDDAEAARLAGIRTGRVLFSVYTVAGLLYAVGGWILIGRLASASPNVGTEYNLDSITAVVLGGTSLFGGRGGVIGTLIGALIVGVFRNGLQLAGVEVVWQGFAIGLLVLVAVSLDQWIRKVKS; encoded by the coding sequence GTGGGGCAAGCAGAACTGCTGGGGGTGAAAGGCATCATGTCGACCACGGCCACTGACTTCGACGTACGAAAGCATGATTCGCTGGGTCTGCGGGTGCAGCACACGCTGCACGGCAACCCGGTGCTCGGCCCGCTCGCCGTCCTGATTCTGGCGATCGTCGCCTTCTCCATCGTGAACACCCGATTCTTCGCCGCGGCGAATCTGTCGCTGGTCCTGCTGCAGGTCACCGTGATCGCGACGCTCGCACTCGGGCAGACGCTGATCATCCTGACCGCCGGCATCGACCTGTCAGCGGGGGCGATCGCGGTCTTCTCGTCGATCCTGATGGCGCAATTCTGCGTCAAGGCCGGGATGCCCGGCCTGATCGCGCTGCTGCTGGGCCTGGCCTGCGGCACCGCGATGGGCGCGATCAACGGGATGCTGGTCACCCGGATCAAACTGCCGCCGTTCATCGTCACGCTCGGCACGCTGACCATCTTCTTCTCCCTGAACTCGGTGGTCAGCAACAGTGAAACGGTCCGTGGATCGGACATGCCGCACCTGATGACGTGGACCGGGGACGCCATCGCGATCGGGAACTTCCAACTGACGTACGGCTCCATCCTGATGCTGTTGCTCTTCGCCTATTTCTATTACGCGCTGGGGCGGACAGCGTGGGGCCGGCACGTCTATGCCACCGGCGACGACGCCGAGGCGGCCCGGCTCGCCGGCATCCGCACCGGCCGGGTGCTGTTCTCGGTCTACACGGTGGCCGGGCTGCTCTACGCGGTCGGCGGCTGGATCCTGATCGGACGGCTCGCCTCGGCCAGCCCGAACGTCGGCACCGAGTACAACCTGGACTCGATCACCGCGGTCGTGCTCGGCGGGACCAGCCTCTTCGGCGGGCGCGGCGGGGTGATCGGGACGCTGATCGGCGCGCTGATCGTCGGCGTCTTCCGCAACGGGCTGCAACTGGCCGGCGTCGAGGTGGTCTGGCAGGGCTTCGCCATCGGCCTGCTGGTCCTGGTCGCCGTGTCGCTGGACCAGTGGATCAGGAAGGTCAAATCATGA
- a CDS encoding DedA family protein, protein MPPSAELPGFLHSVAPILDRWGYLALAGVIGVESFGVPAPGQTIMVAAAIYAGAGRMNIYVVALICFVAAVLGDNIGYWIGLRGGRAVVNRFGRYIFVTPERLEKAEQFFARRGNRIIVVARFIDGLRQLNGVIAGITRMPWRTFLLYNAIGAALWVGWWTTVSYLLGQNLVTIIDQAHRYKWPAIALVVLAVATYVALHVRHIRRRRARAAAAQPPGEKPV, encoded by the coding sequence ATGCCACCTTCAGCCGAGCTTCCCGGGTTCCTCCACAGCGTCGCGCCAATTCTGGACCGCTGGGGATATCTGGCCCTCGCCGGCGTCATCGGGGTGGAGAGCTTCGGCGTGCCGGCCCCCGGTCAGACGATCATGGTGGCCGCCGCGATCTATGCCGGCGCCGGCCGGATGAACATCTACGTGGTCGCCCTGATCTGTTTCGTGGCCGCGGTGCTCGGCGACAACATCGGTTACTGGATCGGGTTGCGCGGCGGCCGTGCGGTGGTCAACCGGTTCGGGCGCTACATCTTCGTCACCCCGGAGCGGCTGGAGAAGGCGGAGCAGTTCTTCGCCCGGCGGGGCAACCGGATCATCGTGGTGGCCCGGTTCATCGACGGGCTGCGGCAGCTCAACGGCGTGATCGCCGGGATCACCCGGATGCCGTGGCGGACGTTCCTGCTGTACAACGCGATCGGCGCGGCGCTCTGGGTCGGCTGGTGGACCACGGTGTCGTACCTGCTGGGCCAGAACCTGGTGACCATCATCGACCAGGCGCACCGGTACAAGTGGCCGGCGATCGCGCTGGTGGTGCTGGCCGTGGCGACCTATGTGGCGCTGCACGTGCGGCACATCCGGCGCCGGCGCGCCCGGGCCGCGGCAGCGCAGCCGCCCGGCGAGAAACCCGTGTGA
- a CDS encoding SigB/SigF/SigG family RNA polymerase sigma factor codes for MTVTQTSTTVDRSTVTSAESPVDSAAELLNAMAAMPAGHPSRAALRDRAIEAWLPLARHLANRYAGRGEPTDDLIQTATVGLIKAVDKFDPERGVDFAGYAIPTIIGEIKRHFRDRTWSVRVPRRLQELRLAITEANATLTHSLGRSPTVPDIATHLGISEEEVLEGLEGARAYNATSLSTPISADGTTELGETLGGEDHEFELAETRVALAPALAMLDEREQRILTLRFYGNLTQSQIADQIGISQMHVSRLLTKALVKLRGQLAAETL; via the coding sequence ATGACCGTCACACAGACTTCGACGACCGTCGACCGGTCGACGGTGACCAGCGCCGAAAGCCCCGTGGACAGTGCCGCGGAACTGCTCAACGCGATGGCCGCGATGCCCGCCGGGCACCCGTCCCGGGCCGCGCTGCGCGACCGGGCGATCGAGGCCTGGCTGCCGCTGGCCCGCCACCTCGCCAACCGCTACGCCGGCCGCGGCGAACCGACCGACGACCTGATCCAGACCGCCACCGTCGGCCTGATCAAGGCCGTCGACAAGTTCGACCCGGAGCGCGGCGTCGACTTCGCCGGCTACGCCATCCCCACCATCATCGGCGAGATCAAGCGCCACTTCCGCGACCGCACCTGGTCGGTCCGCGTTCCGCGCCGGCTGCAGGAGCTCCGCCTCGCCATCACCGAGGCCAACGCGACCCTGACCCACTCCCTCGGCCGTTCGCCGACGGTGCCGGACATCGCCACCCACCTCGGCATCAGCGAGGAGGAGGTGCTGGAGGGCCTGGAGGGCGCCCGCGCCTACAACGCGACGTCGCTGTCCACCCCGATCAGCGCGGACGGCACCACCGAGCTGGGCGAGACGCTGGGCGGCGAGGACCACGAGTTCGAGCTGGCCGAGACCCGGGTGGCGCTGGCTCCGGCGCTGGCCATGCTGGACGAGCGCGAGCAGCGGATCCTGACGCTGCGCTTCTACGGCAACCTGACCCAGTCGCAGATCGCCGACCAGATCGGCATCTCCCAGATGCACGTCTCCCGCCTGCTGACCAAGGCGCTGGTGAAGCTGCGCGGCCAGCTGGCCGCCGAGACGCTCTGA